A stretch of Streptomyces vietnamensis DNA encodes these proteins:
- a CDS encoding ATP-binding protein, which translates to MLDTNGLPRGSPARGNGSHWCPVSSQPIPTRVVLLAGPSGSGKSSLAAVTGLPVLRLDDFYKEADDPSLPLVEGSEDIDWDSPRSWDADAAVAAIVELCRTGRTDVPVYDIATSSRVDRERLDIARTPLFVAEGIFAAEIVDRCRELDVLADALCLRGRPSTTFRRRLLRDLREGRKSVPFLLRRGWRLMRAERAIVARQTALGAHPCAKPEALGRLAAAAAGRHRTPV; encoded by the coding sequence ATGCTCGATACCAACGGCCTTCCTCGGGGGTCCCCTGCACGGGGGAATGGTTCACACTGGTGTCCCGTGAGTTCCCAACCGATCCCGACCCGTGTCGTCCTGCTCGCGGGCCCCTCCGGCTCCGGCAAGTCGTCCCTCGCCGCCGTCACCGGCCTCCCGGTCCTGCGCCTCGACGACTTCTACAAGGAGGCCGACGACCCTTCGCTCCCGCTCGTCGAGGGAAGCGAGGACATCGACTGGGACTCCCCACGCTCCTGGGACGCGGACGCCGCCGTCGCCGCGATCGTCGAACTGTGCCGTACGGGACGGACGGACGTCCCCGTGTACGACATCGCCACCAGCTCCCGGGTGGACCGCGAGCGGCTCGACATCGCGCGGACGCCGCTCTTCGTGGCGGAGGGCATCTTCGCGGCCGAGATCGTGGACCGCTGCCGCGAGCTCGACGTCCTCGCGGACGCGCTGTGCCTGCGCGGCCGCCCCTCGACGACCTTCCGCCGCCGGCTCCTCCGCGACCTCCGCGAGGGCCGCAAGTCCGTCCCGTTCCTGCTGCGCCGCGGCTGGCGCCTGATGCGCGCCGAACGCGCGATCGTCGCCCGGCAGACGGCCCTGGGCGCCCACCCGTGCGCGAAGCCGGAGGCCCTGGGCCGCCTGGCGGCAGCGGCGGCGGGCCGCCACCGCACGCCGGTCTAG
- a CDS encoding SigE family RNA polymerase sigma factor codes for MNALHSTTSSAVVTRLHDVVRSNEKSGGMNGRGCVRTVGRQRKAPYMVAVADGGAAYGEVTGERTNCSEAEFTAYVQERRASLYATAYHLTGDRFEAEDLLQSALFSTYRAWDRISDKAAVGGYLRRTMTNLHISAWRRRKLNEYPTEELPETVGETDAMRGTELRAVLWQALARLPELQRTMLVLRYYEGRTDPEIAEILDISVGTVKSSIWRSLRRLREDEVLSFGRDEEESFGELVA; via the coding sequence ATGAACGCACTGCACAGCACCACCTCAAGCGCAGTTGTCACGCGTCTCCACGACGTCGTGCGGAGCAACGAGAAGTCCGGCGGGATGAACGGGCGGGGGTGCGTTCGGACCGTCGGGCGTCAGCGCAAGGCGCCGTACATGGTGGCCGTTGCTGACGGGGGAGCGGCGTACGGGGAGGTCACGGGGGAGCGCACGAACTGCTCGGAAGCCGAGTTCACGGCTTACGTCCAGGAGCGTCGTGCCTCCCTGTACGCCACCGCCTACCACCTCACCGGTGACCGTTTCGAGGCCGAGGACCTGCTCCAGAGCGCGCTGTTCTCCACGTACCGCGCCTGGGACCGGATCAGCGACAAGGCCGCCGTCGGCGGGTACCTGCGTCGCACCATGACGAACCTGCACATCAGCGCCTGGCGCCGGCGCAAGCTCAACGAGTACCCGACCGAGGAGCTGCCGGAGACGGTCGGCGAGACGGACGCGATGCGGGGTACGGAGCTGCGCGCGGTCCTGTGGCAGGCCCTGGCCCGCCTGCCCGAGCTCCAGCGCACGATGCTGGTGCTGCGCTACTACGAGGGCCGGACCGATCCGGAGATCGCGGAGATCCTGGACATCAGTGTCGGCACGGTGAAGTCGAGCATCTGGCGCTCGCTGCGGCGACTGCGCGAGGACGAGGTGCTGAGCTTCGGCCGTGACGAGGAGGAGTCCTTCGGCGAGCTGGTGGCCTGA
- a CDS encoding aldehyde dehydrogenase family protein has product MSDQTRLSVFKTYKLYVGGKFPRSESGRVYEVSDSKGKWLANAPLSSRKDARDAVVAARKAFGGWAGATAYNRGQILYRVAEMLEGRRDQFVREVADAEGLSKSKAAVVVDAAIDRWVWYAGWTDKIAQVVGGANPVAGPYFNLSTPEPTGVVTVVAPQDSSFLGLVSVIAPVIATGNTAVVIASEKAPLPALSLGEVLATSDLPGGVVNILSGKAAEMGPHLAAHQDVNAIDLTGADTDLARDLEIAAADNLKRVLRPRTEDFAESPGTDRMTAFLETKTVWHPTGSLGASGSSY; this is encoded by the coding sequence ATGTCTGATCAGACGCGCCTCAGTGTCTTCAAGACCTACAAGCTGTACGTCGGGGGCAAGTTCCCCCGCTCCGAGAGCGGCCGGGTGTACGAGGTGAGCGACTCGAAGGGCAAGTGGCTGGCGAACGCGCCGCTCTCCTCCCGCAAGGACGCGCGTGACGCGGTCGTCGCGGCCCGCAAGGCCTTCGGCGGCTGGGCGGGCGCGACCGCGTACAACCGCGGCCAGATCCTCTACCGCGTCGCCGAGATGCTGGAGGGCCGCCGGGACCAGTTCGTCCGCGAGGTCGCGGACGCGGAGGGCCTGTCGAAGTCGAAGGCGGCCGTGGTCGTCGACGCGGCGATCGACCGCTGGGTCTGGTACGCGGGCTGGACCGACAAGATCGCCCAGGTCGTGGGCGGCGCGAACCCGGTGGCGGGCCCGTACTTCAACCTGTCGACCCCGGAGCCGACGGGCGTCGTCACGGTGGTCGCCCCCCAGGACTCGTCCTTCCTGGGCCTGGTCTCGGTGATCGCCCCGGTGATCGCGACGGGCAACACGGCCGTCGTCATCGCGAGCGAGAAGGCCCCGCTCCCGGCGCTCTCCCTGGGCGAGGTCCTGGCCACCTCCGACCTCCCCGGCGGCGTGGTGAACATCCTCTCCGGCAAGGCCGCCGAGATGGGCCCGCACCTCGCGGCCCACCAGGACGTCAACGCGATCGACCTGACGGGCGCGGACACCGATCTGGCCCGCGACCTGGAGATCGCGGCGGCGGACAACCTGAAGCGCGTCCTGCGCCCCCGTACCGAGGACTTCGCCGAGTCCCCGGGCACGGACCGCATGACCGCGTTCCTGGAGACGAAGACGGTCTGGCACCCCACGGGTTCGCTGGGCGCGAGCGGCTCGTCCTACTAG
- a CDS encoding aldehyde dehydrogenase family protein: protein MASAFEYAPAPESRSIVDIAPNYGLFIDGEFVDAADGKVFKTVSPSSEEVLSEIAQAGAEDVDRAVKAARRAFEKWSALPGSERAKYLFRIARIIQERSRELAVLETLDNGKPIKETRDADLPLVAAHFFYYAGWADKLDHAGYGPNPKPLGVAGQVIPWNFPLLMLAWKIAPALATGNTVVLKPAETTPLSALFFADICRQAGLPKGVVNILPGYGETGAALVEHPDVNKVAFTGSTAVGKSIARSIAGTHKKVTLELGGKGANIVFDDAPIDQAVEGIVNGIFFNQGQVCCAGSRLLVQESIQDELLDSLKRRLSTLRLGDPLDKNTDIGAINSSEQLARITSLVEQGEAEGAERWTAACEIPSAGYWFAPTLFTGVTQAHRIARDEIFGPVLSVLSFRTPDEAVAKANNSQYGLSAGIWTEKGSRILAVANKLRAGVVWANTFNKFDPTSPFGGYKESGFGREGGRHGLEAYLDV from the coding sequence ATGGCATCTGCATTCGAGTACGCACCGGCACCTGAGTCGCGCTCCATCGTCGACATCGCGCCGAACTACGGCCTGTTCATCGACGGCGAGTTCGTCGACGCGGCCGACGGCAAGGTCTTCAAGACCGTCTCGCCGTCCAGCGAGGAAGTCCTCTCCGAGATCGCCCAGGCGGGCGCCGAGGACGTCGACCGCGCGGTGAAGGCGGCACGCAGGGCCTTCGAGAAGTGGTCGGCGCTGCCCGGCTCCGAGCGCGCCAAGTACCTCTTCCGGATCGCCCGGATCATCCAGGAGCGCAGCCGCGAGCTGGCCGTCCTGGAGACCCTGGACAACGGCAAGCCGATCAAGGAGACCCGCGACGCGGACCTCCCGCTGGTCGCCGCGCACTTCTTCTACTACGCGGGCTGGGCCGACAAGCTCGACCACGCGGGCTACGGGCCGAACCCGAAGCCGCTGGGCGTGGCCGGCCAGGTCATCCCGTGGAACTTCCCCCTCCTGATGCTGGCGTGGAAGATCGCCCCGGCGCTCGCGACCGGCAACACGGTCGTCCTGAAGCCGGCCGAGACGACCCCGCTCTCCGCCCTGTTCTTCGCGGACATCTGCCGCCAGGCCGGGCTGCCGAAGGGCGTCGTCAACATCCTTCCCGGGTACGGGGAGACGGGCGCCGCACTGGTCGAGCACCCGGACGTGAACAAGGTGGCCTTCACCGGCTCGACGGCGGTCGGCAAGTCGATCGCCCGCTCGATCGCCGGCACGCACAAGAAGGTGACCCTGGAGCTGGGCGGCAAGGGCGCCAACATCGTCTTCGACGACGCCCCGATCGACCAGGCCGTCGAGGGCATCGTCAACGGCATCTTCTTCAACCAGGGCCAGGTCTGCTGCGCGGGCTCACGCCTCCTCGTCCAGGAGTCGATCCAGGACGAGCTCCTTGACAGCCTGAAGCGCCGCCTGTCGACGCTCCGCCTCGGCGACCCGCTCGACAAGAACACCGACATCGGCGCCATCAACTCCTCGGAGCAGCTGGCCCGCATCACCTCCCTCGTGGAGCAGGGCGAGGCGGAGGGCGCCGAGCGCTGGACCGCCGCGTGCGAGATCCCGTCGGCCGGTTACTGGTTCGCCCCGACGCTCTTCACGGGCGTCACGCAGGCGCACCGGATCGCCCGCGACGAGATCTTCGGCCCGGTCCTGTCGGTGCTGTCCTTCCGTACGCCCGACGAGGCCGTCGCGAAGGCCAACAACAGCCAGTACGGCCTGTCGGCGGGCATCTGGACGGAGAAGGGCTCCCGCATCCTCGCGGTCGCCAACAAGCTCCGGGCCGGTGTCGTCTGGGCCAACACGTTCAACAAGTTCGACCCGACCTCGCCCTTCGGCGGCTACAAGGAGTCGGGCTTCGGCCGCGAGGGCGGCCGCCACGGTCTGGAGGCCTACCTCGATGTCTGA